ACGGTGCCAAACCGGCAAAAATAAGCCTAGTGAGGCCTTTTAAGCGCCCCGAGGAGACAAAGACGGAAAAAACCAAGTTCGAAAACATCAAAAACGAAAAGAGGAAAACCAATGAAACCAGTTCAAGAGATTACAGTCTTAGGATTCATCAATTATTGTTTGAAAGCAGATTATGACTCGCTAAAACAGTACTTATGGTGTACTCAAGAAATATCTGAAAATGAAGAAGATTTTTTAGATAAGATTGAAAATATGCTTAATCTAATTGCTGAAGCAAAGTTAGATGGAACGTTTTTCTTTATCGATGAAAGTAAAATAAATAACTAATTTTAGTTTAAAAATAGTGTAAAATTATACTTTTGGTGTTATAATAGATATAGGAGGTGAGAGAGGGGAAGCTTGTAACACCAAGAGTTTTACCAAATTCGAAGACATAAAAAACGAAAAGAGGAATGTCATTTATGATGCTAGAGTCAGTCGTAGAAGTAGTTAGAATTGTTCAAGAAACTAAGATTCGAAAAGGGCGAATTGCTACTCCAATTAGTAGCCCTAACGACGTCGCAAATTTAGCTTCGTTTTATATCGGTGATGAAGATCGCGAAGTTCTACTAGTAATCGGTTTAAGCACTAAGAATAAAATCAATATGGTTAACAGAGCGCATATGGGATCGCTTAGTTCTTCGATTGTTACGCCCAGAGAGGTTTTCAAACCTCTTATTCTTAATAACTGTGCTTCATTTGTAATCTGTCATAACCATCCGAGCGCCGATTTAAGACCTAGTCATGAAGACATTCAGTTAACTAAACGATTTGCTGAAGTTGGAGAATTGATGGGTATCAAATTGCTCGATCATTTGATTGTAAATAATGAGACAGGCTTCCTTTCATTAAAATCTGAAGGATTGTTCTAACAACGAACGGTGAGGAGTAAAATCCTCACCGCCCTATTATTGCAAAAGACAAGGAGATGGTCAGGCAATGAGTAAATTAACTGTCGATGAATATATGAAGATGCACAATGTAAAGAATCACCATGTACTAAACGATATATCTAAATTAGGAAGCCCGTTGATTGAACTAAAAACATACGGTGATTTCTATGATTCATATGGGGAATCAAAAACAAAAACGGAACGCCTCTTTTACTTAACGTGTAAAACGGCTAAAGAAATTATTGAAAATGTTGTTAATACCATGAGGTCTGAATTAGAAGAATGGACTTACGATGAAACCTGGTTAGTATATCGCATTGCGAAAGATCGAAAGCTTTTGGTTTCTGAAAAAATGATATAAGGAGACTTTCCGAGGCGTTGCCTCGGAAAGCTTTATATTAAAAGACGGGAGACATGGAGATGAAGACTTGTATTTATTGTGGTGGGAAGGTTGAACTGTTTTCGGGTGAAATATATAAGTGTTCGTTCTGTAACGTTAACCTTGGTCCGAATAGTCCTTATGGTGAAGTAGGCAAAGATGGTTCTCGACCTCAGATAAACGGTTTTACGACAGGAATTATCTTAAGAGATGAAGATTATTTAGCAGAATTAACTGTTGATGAGCTATTAAATACAATGACATTAAGCATGATTTACTCTATTTTAAAGGAAATGAGACTAATCCGTTCTGATTCATATCTCCTTTTAAAAAATGCAAAAGACTTTTTAAAAGAGAATATGGAACTCTTAACAGCAAAAGAAATACGTGAGTTTCAAGAGTCGATTGATTCTCAGGGAAAAACCTATGAGTTTTGGACAAGAAAAATGTGGATGGTTGAAAATGTTTGTATAAAGAAATTTGGTTACTGTCCTGCAGCTATTCAAGAAAGGACTTTAGATCAAATGGAACAGACTACGATTAAGTTATCTAAACGATCTATGAAGATCAATAATACTAAAACAAATGTAAGTTACGTTTCACGTGAAACCGCTATTAGTTAAATGTATGAATTGGTATTGTTTTCGAGTTATCTTTGTTAAAATGAATACATGAGGAATTAAAGCTCTTTTCGCTTTAATTTTTTCGAATTTGGTTAGAGTATTCTTGCGGAAACAAGAATACTCTTTTTTTAATGTAATTAAAATTTAAATTTAGATTTAATTTAAACTAAAATTAAAATTATTTTTAGTTTAAATTATAGTTAATTAGTGATATAATTTACTTGTAAGCAAACAAAGACTGTTAAATAGTTTAAATAAAACTATTGATAGTTTATTTTTAAACCAAATTCGAAAGGGGTCATTTATATGACATACTCACTAATTACAGGATTGGACACTGGAAACACCAGCACTAAGACTAGCTACATTGATTCGAAATCTGGTGATATTGTATCTTTTCCGATTCCTTCAGTAATTGCTCCAGCTCCTCCAAGTGTGATCGAGTTACATACTGAAGCAAGCAACCATAAGATTAATCCAGAAGAAATGTTGCACGTATATATTGAAACAGAC
The sequence above is drawn from the Exiguobacterium sp. FSL W8-0210 genome and encodes:
- a CDS encoding JAB domain-containing protein, translating into MMLESVVEVVRIVQETKIRKGRIATPISSPNDVANLASFYIGDEDREVLLVIGLSTKNKINMVNRAHMGSLSSSIVTPREVFKPLILNNCASFVICHNHPSADLRPSHEDIQLTKRFAEVGELMGIKLLDHLIVNNETGFLSLKSEGLF